TGGCCCAGAACCCTCGGGTGAAGGCCCTCACGGTGTTCGACAGCGGCGAGGGCATCACCGGTCGGCTCATGGATCTGGCCCTGCTGGAGGAGTACAAGAAACGGCTTCGAAAGGCCCTGGAGGATCGCCTGGGGGTTCAGATCCGCTCCGTCCTGAAGGACTACGATCCCGCGGAGGAGCTGGCCTTCACCCTGGTGGTCCTATGCGGAACCCTGGAGGACCTGCTCCGGGGAACCGAGCAACCCCGCTCAGCTGGCTGAGGGACATCCGAAGAGGATCGCCCGAGAGGACCGCTGACCGACGAAGCCCCCCGAGACCCCTCGGGCGGGCAACGTATGGTCGGCGGTCCTCTCGTCGTCTGGGGAGACGGCGATCCTCCCGAGAGACGAGGGGACAAGGGAAGGGAGAGAGCAGGAATGGCGGAAAGCGTGACGGTGCGGGACATTCTGGAGGCCCTGGATTGGATCACCGGGGGCCGGGTGGTGAAGGGCCCCGGCGACCTGGGGGGGCAGAACCCCTTCGTGTTGACCAAGTCGTCGGGGATCCCGGGGAAGTCGGTCACGGAGACCCCCGGCCTGGTGTGGGGGGACCCGTCGGCCCGGGTGCGGCGGGCGGCGGTGCTCATGACCCTCACGGAGAGCGCCATCGAACTGGCCGCCGCCACGGGGGTGGAGTGCCTGGTGGCCCACCACCCCATCGCCGACGGGGCCAACTCCGGCGGGGTGACCCTGAAGAACTACCTGGGCCTCTACGGTCTCCACGCCCTGGAGCTGCACGAGGCCTTCCACGGCCTCCACCCGGGGATTCCCTGGCTCCACGGCCACCGGGCCCTGGAGGTGGACATCCGGGCGGGGGGGATCCACGGGAACATCCTCTACTACGGCGAGGCCCTGCCGGAGGTGCGCACCCTGGGGAACCTGCTGGACCGGCTGGAATCCCTCATGGACCTGAAGACGGAACGGGAGGCCCTGGAACAGGAACGGCGCCTCCGGAACTGCCCGGACCTCCTGGAGACCTGCGTCTCCACCCGGGGGCACATCCTCCTGGGGACTCCCGAAAGCCCGGTGCGCCGGCTGCTGCACATCTTCCCCCACACGGGCTTCACCCCGGAGCACCTGGAGGCGGCCAAGGCGGCCCACCCCGACGCGGACACGGTGCTGGCCACCATCAGCCGGGTCTACCCGGGCAACCCCCTGATCGACAAGGCGCGGGAGCTGGGGATGAACTTCCTCTGCGGCAACTCCCACGCCCTGGAAATCCTGGAAAACGGCATCCCCCTGGCCCGGGCCCTGGCGACGCGGCTCCCCGGCCTGGAGGTGCGGGTCTTCCGGGAGCGGGTGACCAGCTACCCCCTGGACGAGGTGGGATCCGGCACGATCCGGGACTACGGGCGGGACATGGCCTCCCGCTACCTGCCCGGGACCCGGTAACGGGGAAGACGAGGAAGGGAGAGAGGATCATGAGCGAAGCGCGGGCAGAGCGGGTGGAATCGACGGGGGTTCGGCGATTCGAGCGGATCGAAGGGGTGGGACTGGGGCTGGTGGCCCTGTCCCTGGGGCTTCTGGTGTGGAACCCCGGAGCCATCGCGGGGCTCTTCAACGCCATGGTGGACCGGGCCTTTCCCCTGGTGGTGAGCGTGTTCCTCACCGGCAAGGTGGGGGTGGCCATCCTGTGCAGCGTCATGATGGGACGCATCCTGGAGCGGTGCGGCTT
The sequence above is drawn from the Aminomonas paucivorans DSM 12260 genome and encodes:
- a CDS encoding Na-translocating system protein MpsC family protein, translating into MGILTPGDLKQELMRINNAVNQEMFGVGLRRQKVDLLDDRILLMAQNPRVKALTVFDSGEGITGRLMDLALLEEYKKRLRKALEDRLGVQIRSVLKDYDPAEELAFTLVVLCGTLEDLLRGTEQPRSAG
- a CDS encoding Nif3-like dinuclear metal center hexameric protein → MAESVTVRDILEALDWITGGRVVKGPGDLGGQNPFVLTKSSGIPGKSVTETPGLVWGDPSARVRRAAVLMTLTESAIELAAATGVECLVAHHPIADGANSGGVTLKNYLGLYGLHALELHEAFHGLHPGIPWLHGHRALEVDIRAGGIHGNILYYGEALPEVRTLGNLLDRLESLMDLKTEREALEQERRLRNCPDLLETCVSTRGHILLGTPESPVRRLLHIFPHTGFTPEHLEAAKAAHPDADTVLATISRVYPGNPLIDKARELGMNFLCGNSHALEILENGIPLARALATRLPGLEVRVFRERVTSYPLDEVGSGTIRDYGRDMASRYLPGTR